The proteins below are encoded in one region of Sander lucioperca isolate FBNREF2018 chromosome 11, SLUC_FBN_1.2, whole genome shotgun sequence:
- the si:dkey-66a8.7 gene encoding PI-PLC X domain-containing protein 1 codes for MDLGCQDWMSALPAELWDVPLTNLAIPGSHDAMSYCLDINSPLVPSESDFFRLLDRLFSCFTRPAIFRWATTQDKSIEEQLSMGIRFFDLRVAHKPNDSSSDLYFTHVIYTHLTVLETLSSVATWLDSHPKEIVILACSHFEGLEDKLHQLFIFSLKKLFGSKLCPQVSESVLTLRSLWASGYQVVLSYDSQSAARHQELWPAIPYWWANQHTAQGVISYLDWNKDLGRPEGFFVSGLNLTADRYYITENPKQSLRTLTFSNWECLRKWLEEQAPGSDPKSLNIIAGDFVGPLPLCSLVIALNKKFLRIIS; via the exons ATGGATCTCGGCTGCCAGGACTGGATGTCAGCTCTACCCGCGGAGCTGTGGGACGTCCCTCTCACTAACCTGGCCATACCCG GGAGCCATGATGCCATGAGTTACTGTCTGGACATAAACTCCCCCTTGGTCCCGTCTGAATCAGACTTTTTCCGGCTCCTGGACAGACTTTTCTCCTGCTTTACCAGACCTGCCATCTTTAGATGGGCTACAACACAG GACAAAAGCATCGAGGAGCAACTTTCGATGGGGATTCGCTTCTTCGATCTCCGTGTTGCACACAAACCCAACGACTCCTCCAGCGACCTGTACTTCACACACGTCATATACACACATCTAACCGTTCTG GAAACCCTGTCGTCTGTTGCCACCTGGCTGGACTCTCACCCAAAGGAGATTGTTATTCTTGCTTGCAGCCATTTTGAGGGACTCGAGGACAAACTCCATCAGTTGTTCATTTTCTCCCTGAAGAAGCTGTTTGGCTCAAAGCTCTGCCCCCAGGTTAGC GAATCCGTCCTGACCCTGCGGAGCCTGTGGGCATCTGGTTACCAGGTCGTCCTGTCCTACGACTCCCAGAGTGCAGCGAGACATCAGGAGCTGTGGCCTGCCATCCCTTACTGGTGGGCCAACCAGCATACAGCACAAGGAGTGATCAGTTACCTGGACTGGAACAAAGACCTGGGACGTCCAG AGGGCTTCTTCGTCTCTGGCCTGAACCTGACAGCTGATAGATATTACATCACCGAGAACCCGAAGCAATCCCTGCGGACGCTGACCTTCAGTAACTGGGAGTGTTTGAGGAAATGGCTGGAGGAGCAGGCGCCTGGGTCGGACCCCAAGAGCCTCAACATCATCGCAGGAGACTTTGTGGGTCCACTTCCGCTCTGCTCTCTGGTCATTGCACTGAACAAAAAATTTCTGCGGATCATCAGCTAG